One Diospyros lotus cultivar Yz01 chromosome 1, ASM1463336v1, whole genome shotgun sequence genomic window carries:
- the LOC127793512 gene encoding uncharacterized protein LOC127793512 — translation MEAERLNSPHTSAILFEVFGYQLQFSQDPNSRHLGTTVWDASMVFVKFLEKNCKKGRFSPSKLKGKRVIELGAGCGVAGFGMALLGCDVVSTDQTEVLPLLMRNVERNTSRIMQLDPDSFGSIQVAELNWGDVDQIKAVDPPFDYIIGTDVVYAEHLLEPLMKTMLALSGPKTTILLGYEVRSTNVHEQMLQLWKKNFEVKIVPKAKMDNKYQHPSIQLFIMSSKPREENAETMSRDVDQQIDEVGASENKHGEDDRDSDNSCCTGGLDDSAGSKATEANIRIPSAQNGKLNEWEARRIGSMAARLLRDVRIT, via the exons GTTGAATTCCCCTCACACTTCAGCCATTCTATTTGAAGTTTTCGGCTATCAATTACAGTTTTCACAG GATCCCAATTCCAGGCACTTAGGAACTACAGTATGGGATGCATCGATGGTATTTGTCAAATTTCTG GAAAAGAATTGCAAAAAGGGAAGATTTTCACCTTCTAAGCTGAAAGGAAAACGTGTGATTGAACTTGGGGCTGGATGTGGAGTGGCTGGTTTTG GCATGGCACTGCTTGGATGCGATGTAGTTTCAACAGATCAAACTGAGGTTTTGCCATTGCTAATGAGAAATGTTGAGCGTAATACATCAAGGATCATGCAATTGGATCCAG ATTCCTTTGGTTCCATCCAGGTCGCAGAGTTGAACTGGGGTGATGTGGATCAGATAAAGGCTGTTGATCCACCATTTGACTACATTATTGGCACTGATGTG GTTTATGCAGAGCATCTCTTGGAACCGCTTATGAAGACAATGCTTGCACTATCAGGACCAAAAACTACTATCCTG TTGGGCTATGAGGTCCGTTCCACAAATGTTCATGAACAAATGCTTCAGTTGTGGAAGAAAAACTTTGAGGTGAAAATTGTTCCAAAAGCAAAG ATGGACAATAAGTACCAGCACCCAAGCATCCAACTTTTCATCATGAGCTCAAAGCCTAGAGAAGAAAATGCTGAAACCATGTCTCGGGATGTCGACCAGCAAATTGATGAGGTTGGAGCTTCAGAAAATAAGCATGGAGAAGACGACAGAGATAGTGACAACAGTTGTTGCACAGGTGGATTGGATGATTCTGCTGGCAGCAAAGCAACGGAAGCTAACATACGAATTCCAAGCGCTCAGAATGGAAAGCTAAACGAATGGGAAGCAAGAAGAATTGGCTCTATGGCCGCCAGGCTGCTTAGAGATGTCAGGATTACTTAA